TGGCCCAGGCGCCGGCCAAGGCATACAACCCGCTCTTCATCTACGGCGGCACCGGCTTGGGCAAGACCCACCTCATGCATGCCATCGGGCAGTACATGCTCAACGCCGACGCACGCACCCGCGTCATGTACACCTCGAGCGAGTACTTCACCAACCATCTCATCACGAGCCTGCAGAACCGTGGCATGGAACAGTTCCGCCACCACTACCGCTCCATGCGCGCGCTGCTCATCGACGACATCCAGTTCCTCTGCGGCAAGGAGCAGACGCAGGAGGAGTTTTTCCATACCTTCAACTCGCTCTTCGATGCCGGCAGCCAGATCATCGTCTCCTCGGACCGCCCACCCTCGGAACTCAATCAGATGGAGCAGCGCCTCATCTCGCGCTTCGAGTGGGGCCTGGTCGTCGATCTGCAACTGCCCGACTTCGAGACTCGGACCGCCATCATCCGCAAGAAGGCCGAGGGCGAGGGCAGCGAAATCCCGGACGAGGTCGCCTACTTCCTGGCCGACCGGATCCGATCGAACATCCGCCAGCTCGAGGGCGCCCTGGTGCGCGTGCTCTCCTACGCCTCACTCATGTCGCTGCCGGTAACGATCGCCGTCTGCAACAGCGTGCTTGAGGACGTGCTCGTGGCCGAGCAACGCCACGCGATCTCACTCGATGAGATCCAGCGCCGTGTCGCCGAACACTTCGATATCCGCGTCGCCGACATGAAGAGCTCGCGGCGCCCCAAGGCCATCGCCTTCCCCCGCCAGATCGCCATGTACCTGGCCCGCGAGCTGACCGACTGCACCCTCCAGGAGATCGGCGAGGCCTTTGGCGGCAAGGATCACTCGACCATTATCCATGGCCACCGCCTTGTGAAGCTGCGGCTGGAGGAAGACCCGAAGCTTAAGCTCACGGTCGCCTCGCTCTCCAAAAGCCTCCAGAAGTAGGGGCTCCACGGTGGGGATATACAAGTGCTCGGGGATTGTGAAAAATTCTGTTTGCTCCCTGTGGGCAGCGTGTTAGCATCCGGTCCCGAGGTTGAGTGTGTGGACAACGGGCGTTTCATCCACACGCCTTTCACCGTGTGTCCAGACAACGCGTCCTTCAAGGCCGTCTCTGGACGATCCACATGTCCACACGCTCTACTACGACGACGAACTTAGAGATTAAACAAGTAGTTCTTAGGAAAGCATGTGGGCAGGTCCTAAGGAGAGAGCATGAAAGCAACGGTTCAGACCAAGGATATTCTCGATGCGGTACAGAAGGTCCAGACCGTCGTCAGCACCAAGAGCACGCTGTCCATTCTATCCAACGTCCTGATTGAGACAGTCGACAACGCCCTCGTGCTAACGGCGACGGATCTTCAAGTAGGCATCCGCTGCAAGTGCGAGGCACGCGTCAAGAAGGAAGGGGCTTCGACCATCCCGGCCAAGACGCTGTTTGCCATCCTGCGTGAGCTGCCGGAAGGGGACGTCACGCTCGAGATCAGCGAGAAGGACATCGCCTCGATCACCTGTGGCGAGTCGTATTTCCGCATCCTTGGCATCTCGAAGGACGAGTTCCCGAAGCTGCCCGAGTTCCTCGAGAAGGAATCGTTCACCATCGCGCAGTCGCTGATGAAAAACATGCTGCGTAAGACCATCTATGCCGTATCGCGCGAGGACAACCGCTACGCGCTCATGGGCATGTACTTCATCATTGCCAATCATGTTCTGACTTTCGTGTCCACTGACGGGCGCCGTCTCTCGAAGATCACCGCCGAGCTGAGCGCCGACGTGAAGCTCAAGCGCGACTTCATTGTGCCGCTCAAGGCGGTCGATGAGCTCCAGAAGATGCTGGGCGACGAGGGCGAGGTCCGTCTGTTCCTGGCCAAGAACCAGGTTGCGTTCCAGCTCGACGGCGTTCTGCTGGTGTCACGCCTGATTGACGGCACCTTCCCGGACTACGAGCGCGTCATTCCCGAGAGCTCGCCTGAGAAGGCCGAGCTCGATCGGCGGGAGTTTTTCCATATGGTCCGGCGCGTCGCGCTGCTGGCCACGGATCAGGCTAACCTCGTCCGGCTCGCGTTCGGCAAAGGCCAGCTCGTGATGACCTCGAGTTCTCCCGAGCTCGGCGAGGCGCGCGTGAGCATGCCGGTCAAGTACGAGGGCAAGGACGTCGAGATCGCCTTCAACCCGGACTTCCTCAAGGACGTGCTGACGAGCATGGACGAGGACGTGGTCCAGCTCGAGCTGACCGACTCGCTCAGCCCGGGCGTCGTGCGGGGCGAGGGCACGTTCCTGCATGTGCTCATGCCGATGCGGCTGCAGGACACCGAGTAAGGGCTCCATAGGACCAGCCTTGCACGTCAAGCGCATCGAGTTGCGCGAGTTCCGCAACTACCAGCGGGCCGAGGTGGCCTTCTCCCCCACCCTCAACCTGCTCAACGGCCGCAACGCCCAGGGCAAGAGCAACCTGCTCGAAGCCGTCGGCTTCCTGGCCACCGGCCGCTCCTTCCGTGCCGCCCAGACGACCGACCTGATCCGTCAGGGCGCCGAGACGCTGCTTGTCCGCGGTGAGATCGCCCGGGCCGACGGCGAGCACGCAGTTGCCATCGCCTGCTCGGCCTCCAAGCGCCAGGTCACCATCGACGGGCAACGCAGCCCGCGCCTGGCCCGCGTGCTCGGGCTGCTCAACGTCGTAGTGATCGCCCCGGCCGACATCGCCATCGTCACCGGCGCCCCGGTGGTGCGGCGCCGCGTGCTCGACATGCAGATCGCCCAGGTCGATCAGACCTACCTCGCCACGCTCCAGCGCTACCAGGAAACGTTGCGCCAGAAGAACGCGCTGCTCAAGGCCCGCCACGACGAGAAAACGCTTGACGCCTTCGACGATAGACTCATAGAATACGGTGTTAGAATCGCCGAGACACGGCGCGCGATTACGAGGCGCATCGCCCTGCTCGGGCGGCTCTATCTGCGGCGCATTACCGACGGCGCCGAGGAGCTCGCCGCCGAGTACCGCAGCGAGATCACCGGGCCCGACGTCACGACAATGCGCTCGCGGTTTGCCGCGCGCCTCCACGCGGCCAGGCGCCGCGAACGCGCATTCGGCTATGCGCTCGTCGGGCCGCACCGCGACGACGTGATCTTCGCCGTGAACGGCACCGACGTGCGCCGCTTCGGTTCCGAGGGCCAACGCCGCAGCGCGGTGATCGCCCTGCGCATGGCCGAGCTCGAGCTGATCCGCTCGCGCATCGGCGAGCCGCCCGTCGTCTTGATCGACGACGTGACCGCCGAGCTCGACCCGTTGCGCCGGCGCGCGTTCATGCCGCTGCTCGAGGGGCGCGGCCAGGTCATCGTCGCCAGCGCCGATGAAGGCCCCCTCGACCTCCGCGGAGCGGACGCAGCGACGGGCAGAGCGGGTCGCCCTCGGCCCGCCGCGGCGAAGCGATTCTGGATCGAGAACGGCGCCATCAAGCCGCTGTCATCGGCGGACATGTAGGGCACGATCTCCCGCTCGCGCCGAAGCCCGCGCCGCGGGCGGCATCCGGTCGCTGCGGGCGTGAGCTCGTAGATGCGTGATCGTGCCGGCAACCGAGCCCCGCAGGGGGCGGCAGAGGATCATTCTGAGAACAATGCCACGCGGCAAGACACAATCGGTCGGCGACCTGATCGGCGGGATTGTGCGGACCTGGGAGCGCCGCTCGGGCGGCCCCATCGAGCGCATCATCATTGCGTGGGACGGGGTGGTCGGCCCGCAGATCGCGGCCAGCGCGCGCCCCGTCGAGATGGAGGGCACCACGCTCCTCGTCGACGTGCGTGATGCCGTCTGGCGCGACCAGTTGACGCGTTTCTACACCAAGCAGATCATTGCGAAGCTCAACGCGCAGCTCGGCGCCACGCTCGTGCGCGGGATCGGGTTCCGCGTCGGGCGCGACGCCGCGCAATGGGAGAAGACCTAGATGGCGAAGGCCAAGCAAGACAAGACGAAGGGCAAAGCGGCCGCGAACGCGGCACCGCTGCCTGAACAGGAAACGCCCCCGGCGGTTGTCGAGGCGGCCCCCGTGGACGACGCGGCGGCCTCGGGTGACGACGACGGGCTGCCCGCCTCGGCGGCCACGGCCAAGACGGACAAAGCCTACACCGCCACGAGCATCCAGGTGCTCGAGGGCATCGAGCACGTGCGTAAGCGGCCCGAGATGTACATCAGCGACACGGGCGCGACCGGCCTCCACCACCTCGTGCGCGAGGTGGTGGACAACTCGATCGACGAGGCGATGGCCGGCCATTGCGACCGCATCGACGTGCGCATCCACGCCGACAACAGCGTGAGCGTCAGCGACAACGGGCGCGGCATCCCGGTCGACATGCACCAAACGGTCAAGAAGCCCGCCCTCGAGGTTGTGCTCACCATGCTGCACGCGGGCGGCAAGTTCGACCACGACTCGTACAAGATGAGCGCCGGCCTGCACGGCGTCGGCGTCTCGTGCGTCAACGCGCTCAGCGAGTGGCTCGAGGCCGAGGTCTCGACGGGCGGCAAGGTCTACAAGATGCGCTTCGAGCGCGGCCACACGGCCTCGACGCTCCAGGAAATCGGCAAGCGCAAGCGGACCGGCACCAAGATCACCTTCAAGCCCGACCCGCTCCTCTTCAAGGAGGCGGTCTTCAGCTTCGACACGCTCGCCGGCCGGTTGCGCGAGCTCGCGTTCCTCAACGCCGGCGTGACGATCACCGTCAAAGACGAGCGCGCCGACAAGTCGGAGCGCGAGGAGACCTTCCATTACTCGGGTGGGCTTATCAGCTTCGTCGAGCACCTCAACAAGAACCATGAGGTGCTGCACAAGAAGCCCATCTACCTCAAGAGCGAGCGCGAGGACGTCGAGGTCGAGCTTGCCATGCAGTTCAGCGACTCGTACCAGGACACGATCCTCTCGTTCGTCAACAACATCCGCACCATCTTCGGCGGCAGCCACGAAAGCGGCTTCAAGAGCGCGCTCACGCGCACGATCAACTACTACATCCGCTCGCACAACCTCGGCAAAAGCGAGAAGATCTCGCTCACGGGCGACGATGTGCGCGAGGGGTTGGCCGCCGTGCTCAGCGTGCGCATCCGCGACCCGAAGTTCGAGAGCCAGACCAAGATCCGGCTCACCAACCCCGAGGTCGAAGGCGCCGTCCAGCAGATCGTCAACGACGGCCTCGGTGCGTTCCTCGAGGAGAACCCGCCCATCGGCCGGCGCATCGTCGAGAAGGCCATCGTCGCGGCGCGCGCGAGAGAGGCGGCGCGCAAGGCGCGCGATCTCACGCGCCGCAAGGGTGCGCTCGAGAGCGGT
This window of the Verrucomicrobiota bacterium genome carries:
- the dnaA gene encoding chromosomal replication initiator protein DnaA, which encodes MELVSLWGSVLDEIREGIKPETFERWFGQCVPARLDNGRLVIEVPNVFVCNWIVDHYGDTIAKALQRRIPKHTPKLDLTVNEQLERPVAPPSNGARPAPPLPTNSYAPFNNGNGNGGSFNPRYTFDNFIEGGCNRFARAGCMAVAQAPAKAYNPLFIYGGTGLGKTHLMHAIGQYMLNADARTRVMYTSSEYFTNHLITSLQNRGMEQFRHHYRSMRALLIDDIQFLCGKEQTQEEFFHTFNSLFDAGSQIIVSSDRPPSELNQMEQRLISRFEWGLVVDLQLPDFETRTAIIRKKAEGEGSEIPDEVAYFLADRIRSNIRQLEGALVRVLSYASLMSLPVTIAVCNSVLEDVLVAEQRHAISLDEIQRRVAEHFDIRVADMKSSRRPKAIAFPRQIAMYLARELTDCTLQEIGEAFGGKDHSTIIHGHRLVKLRLEEDPKLKLTVASLSKSLQK
- the dnaN gene encoding DNA polymerase III subunit beta; protein product: MKATVQTKDILDAVQKVQTVVSTKSTLSILSNVLIETVDNALVLTATDLQVGIRCKCEARVKKEGASTIPAKTLFAILRELPEGDVTLEISEKDIASITCGESYFRILGISKDEFPKLPEFLEKESFTIAQSLMKNMLRKTIYAVSREDNRYALMGMYFIIANHVLTFVSTDGRRLSKITAELSADVKLKRDFIVPLKAVDELQKMLGDEGEVRLFLAKNQVAFQLDGVLLVSRLIDGTFPDYERVIPESSPEKAELDRREFFHMVRRVALLATDQANLVRLAFGKGQLVMTSSSPELGEARVSMPVKYEGKDVEIAFNPDFLKDVLTSMDEDVVQLELTDSLSPGVVRGEGTFLHVLMPMRLQDTE
- the recF gene encoding DNA replication/repair protein RecF — translated: MHVKRIELREFRNYQRAEVAFSPTLNLLNGRNAQGKSNLLEAVGFLATGRSFRAAQTTDLIRQGAETLLVRGEIARADGEHAVAIACSASKRQVTIDGQRSPRLARVLGLLNVVVIAPADIAIVTGAPVVRRRVLDMQIAQVDQTYLATLQRYQETLRQKNALLKARHDEKTLDAFDDRLIEYGVRIAETRRAITRRIALLGRLYLRRITDGAEELAAEYRSEITGPDVTTMRSRFAARLHAARRRERAFGYALVGPHRDDVIFAVNGTDVRRFGSEGQRRSAVIALRMAELELIRSRIGEPPVVLIDDVTAELDPLRRRAFMPLLEGRGQVIVASADEGPLDLRGADAATGRAGRPRPAAAKRFWIENGAIKPLSSADM
- a CDS encoding DUF721 domain-containing protein, which translates into the protein MPRGKTQSVGDLIGGIVRTWERRSGGPIERIIIAWDGVVGPQIAASARPVEMEGTTLLVDVRDAVWRDQLTRFYTKQIIAKLNAQLGATLVRGIGFRVGRDAAQWEKT
- the gyrB gene encoding DNA topoisomerase (ATP-hydrolyzing) subunit B; its protein translation is MAKAKQDKTKGKAAANAAPLPEQETPPAVVEAAPVDDAAASGDDDGLPASAATAKTDKAYTATSIQVLEGIEHVRKRPEMYISDTGATGLHHLVREVVDNSIDEAMAGHCDRIDVRIHADNSVSVSDNGRGIPVDMHQTVKKPALEVVLTMLHAGGKFDHDSYKMSAGLHGVGVSCVNALSEWLEAEVSTGGKVYKMRFERGHTASTLQEIGKRKRTGTKITFKPDPLLFKEAVFSFDTLAGRLRELAFLNAGVTITVKDERADKSEREETFHYSGGLISFVEHLNKNHEVLHKKPIYLKSEREDVEVELAMQFSDSYQDTILSFVNNIRTIFGGSHESGFKSALTRTINYYIRSHNLGKSEKISLTGDDVREGLAAVLSVRIRDPKFESQTKIRLTNPEVEGAVQQIVNDGLGAFLEENPPIGRRIVEKAIVAARAREAARKARDLTRRKGALESGGLPGKLADCAEKDPALCELYLVEGDSAGGSAKMGRDRRFQAILPIRGKLLNVEKAQINKVLKNEEIRTMIMAIGAGIGRDDFDVTKLRYHRIIIMTDADVDGLHIRTLLLTFFFRHMRPLVEQGHIYIAKPPLYRLSIGKKEQYIENERQMDAFLIESGAGGLELETLGKGGKTFPEAQLTKVLETLVEIEHLLLLVARKGIDVHRYLAGRGEDGKLPLYLVKVNGDERFVTSDREVADLTKAEEKRRGRQLELLDEGEDEEEAAIKIVAEIFESRELEKKIASLDKRGLPFDHYHPNGENGPPPARYELRGGDKAIQVSSLREILDTVRELGRKGVMIQRFKGLGEMSERQLWETTMNPERRTVMHVTMEDAIAADEIFSILMGTQVDQRREFIEKYAMSVTDLDV